One Solanum lycopersicum chromosome 4, SLM_r2.1 DNA window includes the following coding sequences:
- the LOC101249816 gene encoding uncharacterized protein encodes MDEMRRFLKRILEVLEKEYQASMLRDSMDFSKIMVHVQQLEDSRKKRRVHEVRRPNSSDKTCYSRGGVKSTFEVHDQPRFKKGHQILGNSNSYSSETPRGGRAEPNKRNGGDVQRPRKECGKCGRIQSGECRLGTNACFGCRKSGHMVRDCPHNRGYAGGNARPRPYPHNATTIKPTKTNKFNALKGKEE; translated from the coding sequence ATGGATGAGATGAGAAGGTTCCTTAAAAGGATCTTAGAGGTATTGGAGAAGGAGTATCAGGCTTCGATGCTCCGTGATAGCATGGACTTTTCCAAGATTATGGTACATGTCCAACAGCTTGAGGATAGCCGGAAGAAGAGGAGAGTCCATGAGGTGAGGAGGCCTAATTCTTCTGACAAGACATGTTACAGTAGAGGTGGTGTCAAGAGCACTTTTGAAGTTCATGATCAGCCGAGATTTAAGAAGGGGCACCAGATTTTAGGGAACTCTAACTCTTATAGTAGTGAAACACCTCGAGGAGGCAGAGCCGAGCCAAATAAGCGCAATGGAGGTGATGTGCAGCGTCCTAGAAAGGAATGTGGCAAGTGTGGTCGTATTCAAAGTGGTGAGTGTAGACTAGGAACAAATGCTTGCTTCGGTTGTAGAAAGAGCGGACACATGGTTAGGGACTGCCCACATAATAGGGGTTATGCTGGAGGTAATGCTCGGCCTAGGCCTTATCCCCATAATGCTACTACAATCAAGCCTACTAAAACCAACAAATTCAACGCCTTGAAGGGCAAGGAGGAGTAA
- the LOC104646884 gene encoding uncharacterized protein, producing MGPEIIHESLEKIGVIRNRFCTAGSRQMSYADNRKRPLEFDVGDKVYLNISPMKGMIRFGRKGKLSPRYVGPYEILQCVGEVAYELILPMEIASAHPVFYFSMLNKCLCDPVSILPIEGLRVDEDFSYE from the coding sequence atgggtccagagatcattcatgagtcCTTAGAGAAGATCGGAGTGATAAGGAACAGGTTCTGTACAGCTGGCAGTCGGCAAATGTCTTATGCAGATAACAGGAAGCGGCctttagagtttgatgttggtgacaaAGTATACTTGAatatatcacccatgaaggggaTGATAAGGtttggcaggaaggggaagttgagtccgaggtacGTCGGGCCATACGAGATTCTACAGtgtgtgggtgaggtggcctatgagttgatCTTGCCTATGGAGATAGCTTCTGCTCATCCAGTCTTTTATTTCTCTATGTTAAATAAGTGCCTTTGTGATCCAGTATCTATTTTGCCTATTGAAGGTTTGAGGGTTGATGAAGACTTCTCCTATGAATAG